A part of Aegilops tauschii subsp. strangulata cultivar AL8/78 chromosome 2, Aet v6.0, whole genome shotgun sequence genomic DNA contains:
- the LOC109783240 gene encoding uncharacterized protein: protein MTSTCSFRSIIWKIWAPGKHKKFLWLLHRNRLCCNDRLQRRGWPNEYFCSLCLHNLESSVHPFWDFPMAQRVWSMAASWSGCSALHPSIWNPGASTTDKIQWMIAAATPIARKGIKSMIALVCWRIWMAQNGAVFRAQVPHQENIIKECRSDMEQWRLAGAACIEHPFGNVP, encoded by the coding sequence ATGACGAGCACATGCAGCTTCAGGTCGATCATCTGGAAGATCTGGGCACCGGGCAAGCACAAGAAATTTCTCTGGTTGCTGCACCGCAATCGCCTATGTTGCAACGATCGGCTACAGAGAAGGGGATGGCCGAATGAATACTTCTGCTCGCTCTGCCTGCACAACCTAGAAAGCTCTGTGCACCCCTTCTGGGACTTCCCGATGGCACAACGGGTGTGGAGCATGGCTGCTTCTTGGTCCGGCTGCTCTGCACTTCACCCAAGCATATGGAACCCCGGCGCCTCGACTACGGACAAGATTCAGTGGATGATCGCGGCCGCTACGCCAATAGCCAGGAAGGGCATCAAATCCATGATCGCGCTCGTCTGCTGGCGCATATGGATGGCACAAAATGGAGCTGTTTTCAGAGCCCAAGTCCCACACCAGGAGAACATCATCAAGGAGTGCCGCAGCGACATGGAGCAATGGCGTCTTGCAGGAGCGGCATGCATCGAGCACCCCTTTGGGAACGTACCGTGA